TCAATAATGGTCGCCCCATCTCCAAATAGAAAATCATCTAAATCAATAGAATCTGGATCATTCCCAATCCGGTAAACATCCAAATGGTATAAAGGCAAGCGACCTTCGTATTCACGAACAATGGTATAGGTCGGGCTTTTAATCATCTGATCAATCCCTAACCCCTTTGCAATTCCTTTGGTAAAGGTCGTTTTTCCTGCTCCTAGATCACCTGATAAGATAATCACGTCTTGCTTTTCTAAGAGTTTTCCTAGCTGTTTTCCTAGAGCGATCAGCTCCGTTTCATTGTGACTAATCATTTCTCTATTATACCAAACTTTTTAAAAATCTGCTCTTTCTTTTAGAAATTGTTTGATTCAAGTTTGTTTTTGAGAAGAAGAAATCAAAGAAAACAGGAAACTCTCCGATTTATTCCCTCGATCCATCTAAAAAGGAATGGGAGACAACTCCCATTCCTTTTTGGCACTTTTCTGATACTTAATTCAAGGCCATGCTAACGTAGTTTAAAATAAAGAGAACATCTAGGATCCAAATCATGCTGTGCACTTCTTTGGCTTCTCCTTTAACCACTTTCACTAAGCTATAGGTGATAAATCCAGCAGCGATCCCTTGTGTAATCGAGTAGCTGAAGCCCATAAAGATAGAGGTGAAGAAGGCAGGAACTGCTTCTGACATATCTTCCCAATGGATATTTTTCAAGCCACTCAACATCATGATCCCAACAACAATCAAAATTGGAGCTGTAGCAGCGGTCGGTACAATCGCCAACAAAGGACTAAAGAGACTTGAAATAGCAAAACAGATTGCCACAACCAAGGCTGTCAAACCAGTGCGTCCACCAGCTCCAATACCAGCTGCAGATTCAACATAAGTCGTTACGTTTGAAGTTCCTGCAATGGCTCCGACTGAAGTCGCTACAAGGTCTGAATAGAGGGCCTTATCTAATTTCGCTGATTGATGGTTTTCCCCATTTGTCGCAACAATCCCAACTTTTTCACCCGTACCGATTAAAGTTCCAATTGTATCAAAAATATCAGTCAAGGAGAAGGCTAAAATTGCCATTAAGGTCTCAGGCAAACGAGACGTATTGGAAATCAAAGAACCCAATCCTTTTGATCCCAAAGCTTGACCAAAGATCGTGCCTAAATCATTAAAGGCAGCTCCTAGATGGTTACTTGCAAAGTCAATTTTAGTGATATCAACCACATGGATGAGAATTCCAAGCACAGTCGTTGCAAAGATAGAAAGGATAATCCCTCCCTTAATCCCTTTGACAACAAAGAAAATAGTAATCGCAAGACCAACAAGAGCCAAGAGGACAGCCGGATTGTTAAAATCAACCAATCCAGGAACAGCAGATGCATTGGCTGAGATCGTTGCATTCGCCTTATCTGCTCCTTCCCCGACCACTGTATAGGTATGAGGGTCAATCGTGAATTTCAAAAATCCTGCATTCTTAATCCCAACATAGGCCAAGAAAATCCCGATCCCCGCTGAAATAGCAGACCGAAGAGCAGTCGGAATCGATTCGATGATCATCTTCCGAACATTTGTCAATGTGATAATTAATGAAATCACACCACAAATGAAGACCATTCCTAAAGCCTCTTGCCATGAGTAGCCCATACCAAATACAACGGTAAAGGTAAAGAAAGCGTTCAAGCCCATCCCTGGTGCTTGTGCATAAGGCAAATTGGCATAAAAAGCCATCATCAAGGTCCCGACAACGGATCCAATAATCGTTGCAAGGAAGACTCCTTGAGCTGGCATACCTGTTTGTGACAACATTTGAGGGTTTACGAAGAGGATATAACTCATCGCAAAAAAGGTTGTCAAACCAGCAAGGACCTCTGTTCGAACAGTGGTTCCATGTTCTGAAAGTTTAAAAAACTTATCCATTTCAGAATAAACTCCTTTTTCATCATTCTCGCTCCCAATCAATTTGCGAACGTTATTTCTATTTTACCAAAAGATCTTTCGCCTTTCAAGAAATCCTACTTCTCTTCTCGATTTTTGAGCGCTTTTCCGATTTTTCTGATATAATGGTCTCATTCTTCTCGAAAGGAACTGAAATATGCATAAAAAGATGATCGCTCTAGATCTAGACGGCACTCTCTTAAATTCCGAAAGCAAATTGAGCGACTTTACCATTGATACGATTAAAAAAATTAGTGCTCTTGGCCATAAAGTCATTATTACAACAGGCCGCCCCTACCGTATGGCACATACCTACTACAAACAACTAGAGCTAGATACTCCGATGATCAATTTTAACGGCTCCCTTACGCACCTACCTGAGAAAAAATGGGCGGATGAACAATGCTTGACTTTAGATAAAAAATACCTGCTAGATATGGTCGCTAACCGAGACACCATCCAAGCGGACTTTATAGCAGGTGAATACCGCA
The Streptococcus parasanguinis genome window above contains:
- the tsaE gene encoding tRNA (adenosine(37)-N6)-threonylcarbamoyltransferase complex ATPase subunit type 1 TsaE encodes the protein MISHNETELIALGKQLGKLLEKQDVIILSGDLGAGKTTFTKGIAKGLGIDQMIKSPTYTIVREYEGRLPLYHLDVYRIGNDPDSIDLDDFLFGDGATIIEWGELIEPSLSDAYLKIFIRKLEDGRELAFEAHGARAEALLTSFEQVEKTDD
- a CDS encoding NCS2 family permease — encoded protein: MDKFFKLSEHGTTVRTEVLAGLTTFFAMSYILFVNPQMLSQTGMPAQGVFLATIIGSVVGTLMMAFYANLPYAQAPGMGLNAFFTFTVVFGMGYSWQEALGMVFICGVISLIITLTNVRKMIIESIPTALRSAISAGIGIFLAYVGIKNAGFLKFTIDPHTYTVVGEGADKANATISANASAVPGLVDFNNPAVLLALVGLAITIFFVVKGIKGGIILSIFATTVLGILIHVVDITKIDFASNHLGAAFNDLGTIFGQALGSKGLGSLISNTSRLPETLMAILAFSLTDIFDTIGTLIGTGEKVGIVATNGENHQSAKLDKALYSDLVATSVGAIAGTSNVTTYVESAAGIGAGGRTGLTALVVAICFAISSLFSPLLAIVPTAATAPILIVVGIMMLSGLKNIHWEDMSEAVPAFFTSIFMGFSYSITQGIAAGFITYSLVKVVKGEAKEVHSMIWILDVLFILNYVSMALN